Genomic window (Desulforapulum autotrophicum HRM2):
GAGGATCGGTTACTGCTTTGGCCCCCAGGCCATGATGGACCAGATGCTCAAGGTGGTGAACTATTCAACGGCATGTGCCAGCAGCATCGGCCAGAGAGCTGCCCTTGCAGCCCTTGATATTGACCCGTCCATTCTGGAGCAGATGAAAAACAGATTTGCTGCCCGGGTGGACCTGGTCTGCGCAAGGCTCAATGCCATGGACAACATCCAGGTGACAAAGCCCGGGGGCAGTTTCTATGTGTTTGCCGATATCAGCCGCATTACCCGGCAGTCAAGGCAGTTTGCGATCCAGCTGTTAAACAGTAAACGGGTTGTGGTCGTTCCCGGGTATGCCTTCGGAGAATCCGGGGAGGGATGCATCCGCATTGCCTGTACACGAAACAGACACCTTTTGGACACAGCCATGGACCGGATTCAGTCGTTTCTCGACGATTTTCAAAAACGCTGAAGCTTTTTAGTTTTCCCTTGCACGGTATGGTGACAAGCGATATGTATCAAGGTGTTAAACGATTAAAGGGTACCCAATCAAGGGGCCATCCCCTGCCTAGGAAATTAAGGACCTTTATGAACACGCCCAAGCTTCTTTACAAACCGACCGAACTTTTCAACAAAAAACTTGACCAGGTTAAAGTCACAGACCCGCTGGGATATAAGAAAATTCAAAATGTGATTGATCGGCTGCTTTTAGAGCCAAACAATGCCGATGGCAAAATGACCGGCTTGTACAACGGGCGATTAAAAAAATATGTGGGACGACGGGATTACCGAATCATTTACTACTGGTGCCTGTTATGCCGCAAGGAAAACCGAAGACTCGACAAGAAGTGCGATGATTGCGAGTCAATCCCCGATAACAGCGCTATTTTTTTTGACCTTTATCACAAAAAAGACAAAAAAAAATTCAAACGGATATAGAAAACAACCGGGAGCACCGTTGGGATTCAAACAAAAGATAAAAAGCGATGTCTCCCCTTTGATTTTTTCTCATGAATGGCTATCTGGGTTCAAGCGGGCTGAACAATATTTACAGAAAACGGCATCGGTGCCATGACCATGCGCCATGCATTCCGGGCAGGCTTGCGTGGAGACTTTTTTTTGAGTCGCAAGGCTCAATTCCGCGGTAATAATCCCAGTTGGCACAGCCAGAATGGCATATCCCAGGATCATGATCAACGAAGCCAGTGCCTGGCCCGGGTTTGTTTTTGGTGATATATCTCCGTATCCAACGGTAGTCATGGTCACAATGGCCCAGTAAACACTCCTGGGAATGCTGGTAAACCCATTATCTTCCCCTTCAATCAGGTACATGAGAGAACCGAAAATAATCACCAGGGTTAAAAGGGTCATCATAAACACTATGATTTTTCGTCGGCTTGCCCGGAGAGCCCGGATCAGAATTGAAGCCTCCCCAATATAACTTGCCAGTTTAAAAACCCTGAAGACCCGGAGTACCCGAAAAACTCTTATCACAATCAGATATTGACTTCCAGGTACAAACAGACTCATATAGGTCGGTAAAATTGCCAGAAGATCTACCAGGCCAAGAAAACTTGTGGCATATCGCAGCGGTTTTTTGACACAGATCAGCCTTAAAATGTATTCCACGGTAAATAAAAGGGTAAACCCCCATTCCACCTCGTAAAGATAAAAGCCATAATGGGTTTTAAAGGCAGACACACTGTCAAGCATCACCACCACCACACTTGAAACAATGGAAAGGATGAGAATGACATCAAACCATTTACCGGCTAGTGTATCTGCCTCAAAAATAATTTCATGGAGAGTATACTGGAACCGCCGAAAATCTGTTAATCGGTTTTTCATTGACAATACTCCCCTAGGCCGAAACCCTTGAATTCACAATCATCCGGCATCAGAAAACCAACTCAACTTTCGGACTTTGACTTTGATGATCGGGGTCAGGCTTGGGTTATTGTGCTTTTGATAAAATCTTGCCCCCATTTCTAAGCCGAACAAAAGTACAATAATGCAAGCCTGACACCATGTGCGAGAGTTGAGTAAACTAATATATTATTATATCAAGTACATGCCACTATAGAACAATTTTATAACCATATCCATAGGTGGACTGAATTATTTTTTCCCCTGGAAGATAAACGCCAATTTTCTTTCTTAAATTTTTAATATGAAAATCTATGGTTCGTTCATACCCGTCATAGTTGTATCCCTGAACCTTTTCAATCAGCTGCGCCCGTGTAAAAACCCGGTTTGGACTTTCCAGTAAAACTGAAAATATATCAAATTCGCTGGGCGTCAGGCTCAGCTCATTTCCGTTAATTTCTGCAATACGGGATGTTTTGTTTAATTGCACAGGGCCAAGGGCCAAAACATCGTCGGATGATTTTTTAAAGGTCCTTCGCAGCACCGCATTCACCCTGGCTACCACCTCCCTGGGACTGAATGGCTTGCAGATATAATCATCCACCCCCAGTTCAAAACCAATGATCCGGTCAACTTCTTCGACTTTTGCCGTGATCATGATAATGGGAACGTCAGAAAACTTTCTAACCTCCCTGCAAACCGTTTTTCCATCCAGACGGGGAAGCATGATATCCAGAAGAATCATGGATAAATTTTGGGTTTTGACAAAAGAGACCACTTCGTCTCCACGGTCCAGAATCGAAACCCGGTAGCCTTCCCGGATCAGGTAATCTTTTAAAATTTCAGCTATATCAGATTCGTCCTCAACAATGAGCACCTGTTCATTGGACATGATTCATTCCTATTGATTTATAATTTATATCTACCCATGGCGTTTAGACGTGTAGTGGCAGTTCGATCACTATCTTTAAACCACCCAAGGGGGAAGGATGGGCGTCAATGCTCCCCTGGTGAAGGCCGATCACCTGTTTGCAGATACTCAATCCAAGGCCGCTTCCCCCAAGGGATCGATTCCTGGATTGCTCAACCCGGTAAAGACGCCGAAAAATTGACACCAGGGAGTCATTGGGGACACCAGGAGCCGAGTCCTCAAAGATTAGAACGACCCGATCTTTTTTCACCCCATGGGAAATGCACAAACGTCCGGGAGAATCCGTGTATTTAAGCGTATTTTCAAGTAAATTACTGAAAACTCGTTTTAAAAGAACGGCATCTCCTTTGACTTCAATATTTGTATCACCTGTCCAGTCTCGTTGGATCTCGATATTCTGCTTCTCCATCTGGATTAAAAAGGTTTCCAGGGTCAGGTCAAGGGTATCCAACAGACGGATCGGTTTTAAAAACAAGGCCAGATTGTCAGAGTCGGCTAAAGAGATTAAATGCAGATCGTTGACCAGTTTTTTCAACCCCAGGACGTCTGTATGCAGCGAATTAAGAAATTCCGGAGTCATCAAACGGATACCATCCTGCAGGGCTTCTATTTTACTGAGAACAACCGCTACCGGGGTTCGCAATTCATGGGAAATATCTGAAATCCAGTTTTTCCGTAAGGTCTCATACTGTTTGAGCGTCTGGGCCATCTGGTTGAAATCATCGGCAAGCCCACCTAACTCGTCCCTTGAATTCACCCTTATTTTTGTATTAAAATCAAATTTACGCATGGCCCGCGTTCCCCGGGCCAGTTCCTGAATAGGGGACAAAAGCTGTCTGGTTACAATATATGAAATTATCAATGCCAACCCGAGCACACCCAGGCCAATGATATAGAATGACTGGGTCTGGGCTGCCAGAAATTTCAACTCAATGGGTTTTATCATTTCAGGACGGTTTTTGAACCCCAGCCATCCAACGGTTGCACCGTCAAGGGAAATGGGCTCGAAATTAAACAGGTCCCCCTCTTCATACATTCCTGCCACATATTGCTTGTCTGCATCAAAAAGGCATAGGCGACGATGGAGAGAAAACGGACCCAAAGGCTGGGGGGGCATTCCGGATATGGGATGGTTCGGAGGCGTATCAAAAGGCGGCGGCGTGTCGCCAGGTCCCATCTCATCGGGGCGTGATTGGGATAAAAGCCTGTGCCAGGCTTGTTCATTGTCCTGATAGGCATCCCATCCTGAATGCTGCTGGTAACTTTTTTTGAGCAATTCCAGCATCTTTGTCTGTTTGCCCATCTCAGCCCCATTGACATATTGAATGAAATTTTTACGAACATTGATTTGCAGGACACTGGCCATAAGCAACAGGCTCAAGCCGGATGTGGTCAAAAGGGTGATAAAAATTTTATATTTAAATTTCATGGGTTGATTTCTTCTTTCTATGGTATGAAATGCCGGGTAAACCAGGGTTTGAATTACACTCTTTTTTGTGGCCGGGCCAAAGGTAAAACACATGCCTCCATGGTGATTATTTTTTAAGCATTCAACTTTCTGACCTCACTTTTGATGATCGGGGTCATGCTTGTGTTGTTGTATTTTTGACAATATCTTGCCCCTATTTCTAAGCTGAACAAAAGTGCAATAATGCAAGCTTGCCTCCCATGTAAACAGCCAATCCCGAAAGTTGAGTTAAGCAGATAAAACGGGTTATTATTATTACAAAACCAGACCGAATTCAAGACACCCGGAACAATACTCTACTTATCCACACATTTCCTTTTCTTGAAGCATACAACGAACTTTTGTTCGGCCTGGCATAAGCGGTTGATTGATACCTAAGAATTATAGGTGAAATTCTTTCACATCATGGGTGCTTGAAAAAAAGGTGTCCGGTTCATCCATAAATCGCTTTCAGCAGACATCCTGTCTTCCAGAATAAGGGAAATCTTGAATAAGACATACCCCTCCCCGGGAAATAACCGGCCAAGAGTCTTATCGTCATTTTTTTTAAAAAAGCTGTTTCAACCATAATTTTACTGTACTTTTTTTAAAAAAAGGATATGGTCTAAATAGATTCTTTTTTATTCTTTTATATGAAACACTCGCCAAAGCATTGCAAACAAAGGCGTTTCATCATTCGTTGTGGCCAAAGCAGATACCTCGCTCCGGCCGTGCCGGTTATAAGAAACGTCCACCAAAGTAATTCAAACAGCGGCGTTTCATCTGATGAGACATTGCCGAGGAATCCCCCGGCAAGAGTAAATCCTAAATTTTATAAGAGGAGGATGAGATGAAAATCGGGACGAAATCTTTAATATCGTACTTAGTTATGCTGTTTTGCGCGCTGGCATTGTCGGCCTGCGCGACCGGCCCTAAAAAGGGCACCACCATGATGCAAAAAATGGCGGAAATTCAGAACCAGGAAAAGGTACTCGCAGAGCAAAAACAGGCCCTTGAGGCGCAGAAAGAACAATTGGCTCAAAAGAGTGCCGGTTTCAATTCCCTGGAGAGCGAATTAGCCCAAAAAGAGCAGATCCTCTCCCAGAAGGAACAAGAACTGGCCATGGCCAAAAGCGCTGCCCAGAAAACAGATATGGCATCTGCCGACCTGTTTCCCCCCAACGCAAAGCCCGGTGAATGTTATGCCCGAATCTTCATTCCCAGCAAATACACCTACAAAACTGAAACAGTTCTAGTGCACGACCCAATAGAAACGATTAAAATTATCCCGGCCCGTTACGAAACCGTTGAAGAAACGGTCCTGATAAAGGAAGCCAGTACAAAACTGGTCGTGGAGCCGGCTCAATACAAATGGATTGAAGAGACTAAGACAATTTCCCCGGCTAAAACCCAGCTGGTTCAGGTGCCGGCGGTTTATGAGACGGTCACTGAAAAGGTCCTGGTCCGTGAAGCCCATACCGAATGGAAAAAAGGCAAGGGTCCGATTCAAAAGGTGAATGAAACCACCGGTGAAATCATGTGCCTGATTACGGAACCCGATGTTTACAAAACAGTCACCAAACAAATATTAAAAACCCCTGCCTCCACCCGGGAAGTAATCATTCCTGAGGTCACCAAAACCATCAAGAAAAGGATAATGGTATCTCCGCCCACAACCAGGGAAATCGTAATCCCAGCAGAATATGGTAAGGTAAAGACTACCCGACTGGTCTCCGAGCCCACATCTGAAAAAATCACCAAACCTGCTGTCTATCAAACCATTAAACGACGGGTGATGACCAGTCCCGGACATATGGAATGGACACAGATTCTGTGCCAGACCAATATGACTGAGTTCAAGATCACCAGGATTCAAAACGCTTTGGTTAAAGCCGGTTATGATCCCGGCCCCGTTGATGGCGTTATCGGAACCCAGACCATGGCCGCTGTCAATAAATTCCAGGCAGATGCGAAACTGGCCATAACCAAGTACCTGACCATTGAAACCCTCCAGGCACTTAAGGTTAAGCCCTAATCCCATCGTCTTGTTTTAAAAAATGCACATCCCCTGCCCACCGATTCCGGGGGATGTGTTTTTTAATTTTCTTTGCATCCCTTTCCATACCCAAAAATATATACATGTGACATCCTTATTCCACCTAAAAGTTGCATTCCTTCCCCGGTTTATATTGTCTGGAAAAACACCCTTGACAATGTCGTAAAAGTGCGCAAGACTTTTTTCGATTAATCAGCCGCAATCAAGGTTGAAAAGCCAATGGTTATGATACACTTGGCAAAAATTTTATCAAATCAACATGACCGGAGAGAGGTCTCTGCTCCGGTCGCAACGAATGCTGAAACGCCTCCGGTTGCATTGCGTTGGCAAAAGTTAGATATAAAGAAACCAAAGGATTTGTTTTGTGTAACACCTAACCAAAGGATTATTACCATGAAAAAAAGCTTCTTTCTTGCCTCGTTTGTTTTGATATCTGTTTTACTTTTATCAAACACCTCTGTTGCCGTTGACCTCGGCATCATGACCGGAAGTGAAAAGGGAACCTACTACCAGTTCGGCCTTGACATGATGGCGCTTGGAAAGCAGCATGGATTTAATCTTAATGTTTACAATTCAACCGGATCTGTTGAAAATATCTATGCGGTGTACAACAGACCAAGAACCCAGATGGGAATTGTTCAGTCCGATGTACTTGCCTTTGTGGTCAAGGTTAAGTCCGATGCCACCTTAAAACGAATTGCAAGGAAAACCAAAATGATCTTTCCCCTTTACGATGAGGAGGTTCACCTTCTGGCAAGGACTGGTATTAATATTTTTGACGATCTTGAGGATAAACGGGTCGCCATTGGCAAGGAAGGAAGCGGTTCTTTTCTGACGGCAAAGCTGCTTTTTGAGCTGTCTGGGATAATGCCCCAAACCACCGTTTCCGTGGGAACCTTGGAAGCGATTACCATGTTAAAGCAGGGAGAAATTGACGCCATGTTTTATGTGGCAGGGTTTCCTGTGAAACTTTTTGCCGAGAATGTAATCATGGACGACAACCTTCACCTTGTGACCATCACCAACAAGAGTATAACTGAATTTTACCCCGAGACCGTGATTCCTCCCAAGACCTATGCATGGCAGGAAAAAGAGGTTAAAACCATTGCTGTGAAAGCGGTTCTGGTCTCATTTGATTTCAGGAGAAACAATTGTGAGAATGTGGGGTCGTTTGCAGCAATGGTCTACGAGAATCTTGACTGGCTAAAACAGAATGGAC
Coding sequences:
- a CDS encoding ion transporter encodes the protein MKNRLTDFRRFQYTLHEIIFEADTLAGKWFDVILILSIVSSVVVVMLDSVSAFKTHYGFYLYEVEWGFTLLFTVEYILRLICVKKPLRYATSFLGLVDLLAILPTYMSLFVPGSQYLIVIRVFRVLRVFRVFKLASYIGEASILIRALRASRRKIIVFMMTLLTLVIIFGSLMYLIEGEDNGFTSIPRSVYWAIVTMTTVGYGDISPKTNPGQALASLIMILGYAILAVPTGIITAELSLATQKKVSTQACPECMAHGHGTDAVFCKYCSARLNPDSHS
- a CDS encoding response regulator, whose amino-acid sequence is MSNEQVLIVEDESDIAEILKDYLIREGYRVSILDRGDEVVSFVKTQNLSMILLDIMLPRLDGKTVCREVRKFSDVPIIMITAKVEEVDRIIGFELGVDDYICKPFSPREVVARVNAVLRRTFKKSSDDVLALGPVQLNKTSRIAEINGNELSLTPSEFDIFSVLLESPNRVFTRAQLIEKVQGYNYDGYERTIDFHIKNLRKKIGVYLPGEKIIQSTYGYGYKIVL
- a CDS encoding ATP-binding protein, with protein sequence MKFKYKIFITLLTTSGLSLLLMASVLQINVRKNFIQYVNGAEMGKQTKMLELLKKSYQQHSGWDAYQDNEQAWHRLLSQSRPDEMGPGDTPPPFDTPPNHPISGMPPQPLGPFSLHRRLCLFDADKQYVAGMYEEGDLFNFEPISLDGATVGWLGFKNRPEMIKPIELKFLAAQTQSFYIIGLGVLGLALIISYIVTRQLLSPIQELARGTRAMRKFDFNTKIRVNSRDELGGLADDFNQMAQTLKQYETLRKNWISDISHELRTPVAVVLSKIEALQDGIRLMTPEFLNSLHTDVLGLKKLVNDLHLISLADSDNLALFLKPIRLLDTLDLTLETFLIQMEKQNIEIQRDWTGDTNIEVKGDAVLLKRVFSNLLENTLKYTDSPGRLCISHGVKKDRVVLIFEDSAPGVPNDSLVSIFRRLYRVEQSRNRSLGGSGLGLSICKQVIGLHQGSIDAHPSPLGGLKIVIELPLHV
- a CDS encoding peptidoglycan-binding domain-containing protein, which gives rise to MMQKMAEIQNQEKVLAEQKQALEAQKEQLAQKSAGFNSLESELAQKEQILSQKEQELAMAKSAAQKTDMASADLFPPNAKPGECYARIFIPSKYTYKTETVLVHDPIETIKIIPARYETVEETVLIKEASTKLVVEPAQYKWIEETKTISPAKTQLVQVPAVYETVTEKVLVREAHTEWKKGKGPIQKVNETTGEIMCLITEPDVYKTVTKQILKTPASTREVIIPEVTKTIKKRIMVSPPTTREIVIPAEYGKVKTTRLVSEPTSEKITKPAVYQTIKRRVMTSPGHMEWTQILCQTNMTEFKITRIQNALVKAGYDPGPVDGVIGTQTMAAVNKFQADAKLAITKYLTIETLQALKVKP
- a CDS encoding TAXI family TRAP transporter solute-binding subunit, whose amino-acid sequence is MKKSFFLASFVLISVLLLSNTSVAVDLGIMTGSEKGTYYQFGLDMMALGKQHGFNLNVYNSTGSVENIYAVYNRPRTQMGIVQSDVLAFVVKVKSDATLKRIARKTKMIFPLYDEEVHLLARTGINIFDDLEDKRVAIGKEGSGSFLTAKLLFELSGIMPQTTVSVGTLEAITMLKQGEIDAMFYVAGFPVKLFAENVIMDDNLHLVTITNKSITEFYPETVIPPKTYAWQEKEVKTIAVKAVLVSFDFRRNNCENVGSFAAMVYENLDWLKQNGHAKWKSVALDYPLKGWRQYDCVKKHLKHSRVEIEPAGDGNPLLKAIKEIL